From the Candidatus Methanoplasma cognatum genome, one window contains:
- a CDS encoding DUF61 family protein, translating into MDIENIIRDMNRHIPVSRRTLLEYLESGEDTYETKDGQKCSLDRKDLELLAGKCTEIEKMRLRVPIFVSTDTSCDGGAWKVEGKTEVAVVSKLLNKRAYRDDYMRLYHPDLKDLRKMLPSIISIVFIP; encoded by the coding sequence GTGGACATAGAGAACATCATCCGCGATATGAACCGCCACATCCCGGTCTCAAGAAGGACGCTCCTTGAGTATCTGGAGTCGGGAGAGGACACTTATGAGACCAAAGACGGTCAGAAGTGCTCACTCGACCGGAAGGATCTGGAGCTCCTTGCCGGAAAGTGCACGGAGATAGAGAAGATGAGGCTGAGGGTCCCCATCTTCGTAAGCACGGATACATCATGCGACGGGGGAGCATGGAAGGTCGAGGGTAAGACCGAAGTGGCCGTGGTATCAAAACTTCTGAACAAAAGAGCATACAGGGATGACTACATGAGGCTCTACCATCCGGACCTGAAAGACCTCAGAAAGATGCTGCCCAGCATAATCTCCATAGTCTTCATCCCCTGA